One region of Mesobacillus boroniphilus genomic DNA includes:
- a CDS encoding flagellar brake protein codes for MIKIGDNIILEHKYSDSFEQYKCKLVERKGNDLYIDYPINMNTNRTVFLLEGTPLKANFVTDSGSHYFFDTEVKGRIKLNIPMVILSYPGKERLIKVQRRQFVRVETSVDVAVYSGKGDFAPFTTVTDDISAGGAALLIDKNSSLKQDMEIECWFALPMQNGEFEYRKFRGKVVRIIDGQGHMNKASVQFFDSSGTDRQMLLRFCFERQLEMKRKGLPV; via the coding sequence ATGATAAAAATCGGTGATAACATAATCCTAGAGCATAAGTATTCCGACAGCTTTGAGCAATACAAATGTAAACTGGTTGAACGTAAAGGAAATGATCTGTATATTGATTATCCTATAAACATGAATACTAACCGAACAGTGTTCTTGTTAGAGGGTACACCGTTGAAGGCCAATTTTGTAACCGATTCAGGTTCTCATTATTTTTTTGACACGGAAGTTAAAGGAAGAATCAAGCTTAACATCCCAATGGTGATTCTTTCATATCCTGGAAAGGAGCGTCTTATCAAGGTCCAGAGAAGACAATTCGTCCGGGTGGAAACTTCGGTGGATGTTGCTGTTTACTCTGGTAAGGGAGATTTTGCTCCATTTACAACAGTCACCGATGACATCAGTGCAGGAGGGGCTGCATTGCTGATTGATAAAAACAGCAGTTTGAAACAGGATATGGAGATTGAATGCTGGTTTGCCCTTCCGATGCAAAATGGAGAATTTGAATACAGGAAGTTCCGCGGTAAGGTTGTCCGGATTATCGATGGTCAAGGCCATATGAACAAAGCTTCTGTCCAATTTTTTGACTCATCGGGCACCGATAGGCAAATGCTCCTAAGGTTCTGCTTCGAAAGGCAGCTTGAAATGAAGAGAAAAGGGCTACCTGTCTAA
- a CDS encoding asparaginase, with product MKKNILLIHTGGTISMSEDTSGAVKPGTNNPLTQGTDILSSLADLVVEEPFNLPSPHITPREMLELKYILEDYAKKGNIDGAVITHGTDTLEETAYFLDLTCQASFPVVVTGAMRSSNEIGSDGLYNLISSIRVASSPDAKGKGVLVVLNDEIHTAVNVTKTHTSNISTFQSPQYGPIGIVTKRGVLFHHTPTKHENYPLQDISKRVSLIKAHAGMDSSLLKAVLGLKVDGVVIEALGQGNLPPAALEGVQEFIKNNIPVVIVSRSFAGIVQDVYGYEGGGKHLKELGVIFSNGLNGQKARIKLLVALAKTEKMAEIEEMFMF from the coding sequence TTGAAGAAGAATATTTTATTAATTCATACTGGCGGTACCATTTCCATGAGCGAGGATACAAGCGGAGCAGTTAAACCAGGGACGAATAACCCTTTGACACAGGGAACTGATATTTTATCCAGTCTTGCTGATCTTGTTGTTGAAGAGCCCTTCAACCTGCCCTCTCCACATATTACACCTAGAGAGATGCTGGAGTTAAAATACATCCTTGAGGATTATGCTAAAAAGGGCAACATCGATGGAGCAGTAATCACCCACGGAACAGATACACTCGAAGAAACAGCATATTTTCTTGACCTCACCTGCCAGGCCAGCTTCCCGGTCGTCGTTACTGGCGCCATGCGGTCCAGCAATGAAATTGGCTCTGACGGACTCTATAATTTAATTTCGTCCATAAGGGTAGCTTCTAGTCCTGATGCTAAGGGAAAGGGTGTCCTTGTTGTCCTTAATGACGAGATCCATACGGCAGTGAACGTCACCAAAACTCATACAAGCAATATCTCAACCTTTCAAAGCCCGCAATATGGTCCGATTGGCATTGTGACAAAAAGGGGGGTTCTTTTCCACCACACTCCTACAAAACATGAAAACTATCCTTTGCAGGACATCAGCAAGAGAGTCTCACTGATTAAAGCCCACGCAGGAATGGACTCATCCCTTCTCAAAGCAGTCCTAGGCTTAAAAGTGGATGGAGTGGTGATTGAAGCACTTGGACAAGGCAATCTTCCACCGGCAGCACTTGAGGGAGTACAAGAATTCATCAAAAACAATATTCCGGTCGTCATTGTTTCCAGAAGCTTTGCCGGCATTGTCCAGGATGTTTACGGCTATGAAGGCGGAGGCAAGCACCTGAAGGAATTGGGCGTCATCTTCTCAAACGGCCTCAACGGCCAGAAAGCGAGAATCAAACTGCTTGTCGCCCTTGCTAAGACTGAAAAGATGGCTGAAATAGAAGAAATGTTCATGTTTTAG
- the sleB gene encoding spore cortex-lytic enzyme, which produces MSFLQFSEVDQRAEAFTSQVLQQGAVGDDVIELQSRLKHIGFYNGKIDGVFGWGTYWALRNFQYEFGLEIDGVAGWKTKLKLAKATPNAKIAWGGEAAGGGGQTKPAPKPAATNTPNGFSQNDIQLMANAVYGEARGEPYTGQVAVAAVILNRLDSATFPNTISGVIFEPRAFTAVADGQIWLTPNETAKKAVLDAINGWDPTGNALYYFNPDTATSAWIWSRPQIKKIGKHIFCK; this is translated from the coding sequence ATGTCTTTTTTACAATTTAGCGAAGTTGATCAAAGGGCTGAGGCTTTTACTAGTCAGGTGCTGCAGCAGGGTGCGGTAGGAGACGATGTTATCGAACTCCAATCACGTCTTAAGCATATTGGATTTTATAATGGCAAGATCGACGGGGTATTCGGTTGGGGTACCTATTGGGCTCTGAGAAATTTCCAATATGAATTCGGTCTTGAAATTGATGGGGTTGCTGGATGGAAAACGAAACTCAAGCTTGCTAAAGCTACGCCAAATGCAAAAATTGCCTGGGGTGGTGAGGCAGCAGGTGGTGGCGGCCAAACCAAGCCTGCACCAAAACCAGCAGCAACAAATACGCCGAATGGGTTCTCCCAGAACGATATTCAGCTGATGGCGAATGCGGTCTATGGAGAAGCAAGAGGTGAACCGTATACCGGACAGGTAGCAGTTGCGGCGGTAATCCTAAACCGATTGGACAGTGCCACATTCCCGAATACAATATCCGGGGTAATATTCGAACCGAGGGCTTTTACAGCAGTTGCTGATGGACAAATTTGGCTAACGCCAAATGAGACTGCGAAAAAAGCTGTCCTTGATGCCATCAATGGCTGGGATCCTACTGGCAATGCTTTATACTACTTCAATCCCGATACGGCAACCAGCGCGTGGATTTGGTCGCGACCGCAAATCAAAAAGATTGGGAAACATATTTTTTGTAAATAG
- the ypeB gene encoding germination protein YpeB, producing the protein MLRGIAIAVLVVGIAGTAFWGYQEHREKTAVLINAENNYQRAFHDLTYQMDLLNDKIGTTLAMNSRGSLSPQLAEVWKITSQAHNDVGQLPLTLLPFNKTEEFLANIGNFSYKAAVRDLDKEPLTEKEYATLKTLYEQSGEIQQDLREVQHMVLENNLRWMDVELALATEKGQTDNTIIDGFKTVEKTVEGYTETDFGPAQINLQKKDENFKKLPGEKISKEQAVKITRKYTPVKNGGKVKVTENGKGSDYGFFSVSIQNTQTKLEANMDITKKGGYPIWFLLDRDVKNQKLSLNDASNKAIAFLKDHNFKSLDLFESAQYDNIGVFTFVATQDNVRIYPDAINMKVALDNGDVIGFSAEDYLKSHKAREIPQAGIEMEEAKKKINPNLKVMDEKKAIILNDLNEEVLCYEFTGTLGNDTFRIYINAEDGTEEKVEKLHNAEPVYEDVV; encoded by the coding sequence TTGCTAAGAGGAATAGCCATAGCAGTCCTGGTTGTAGGAATTGCCGGAACAGCATTCTGGGGTTATCAGGAGCATAGGGAAAAAACAGCAGTACTTATTAATGCAGAAAACAATTACCAAAGAGCCTTTCATGACCTGACATATCAAATGGACTTATTGAACGATAAGATTGGTACGACGCTTGCGATGAATTCGAGAGGCTCATTGTCGCCACAGCTGGCGGAGGTATGGAAAATCACTTCACAGGCTCATAATGATGTCGGCCAGCTACCATTGACTCTTTTGCCTTTCAATAAGACGGAAGAGTTCTTGGCGAATATAGGGAATTTCAGTTATAAAGCAGCGGTTCGTGACCTTGATAAAGAACCATTAACGGAAAAGGAATATGCGACGCTAAAGACCCTATATGAGCAATCCGGTGAAATTCAACAGGATTTAAGGGAAGTCCAGCATATGGTACTAGAAAACAATCTTCGCTGGATGGATGTAGAGCTCGCCCTTGCGACAGAAAAAGGTCAAACTGACAATACCATCATTGATGGGTTCAAGACTGTCGAAAAAACAGTAGAAGGGTATACGGAAACTGATTTCGGACCAGCACAGATTAATCTTCAGAAAAAAGACGAAAACTTTAAAAAGCTGCCGGGCGAAAAAATATCAAAGGAACAAGCGGTCAAGATTACCAGGAAATATACCCCAGTCAAAAATGGCGGTAAAGTAAAAGTAACCGAAAACGGCAAAGGATCGGATTATGGGTTCTTCAGTGTATCCATCCAAAATACACAAACAAAGCTAGAAGCGAATATGGATATAACCAAAAAAGGTGGGTATCCAATCTGGTTCTTGCTTGATCGGGATGTGAAGAATCAAAAACTTAGTCTCAATGATGCTTCTAATAAGGCAATCGCCTTTTTAAAAGATCATAATTTCAAAAGCCTGGATCTTTTCGAAAGCGCTCAATATGATAACATAGGTGTTTTTACATTTGTAGCGACACAGGACAACGTAAGGATTTATCCAGATGCGATCAATATGAAGGTGGCATTGGATAATGGTGATGTTATTGGCTTTTCAGCTGAGGATTATTTGAAATCACATAAAGCAAGGGAAATTCCACAGGCAGGCATTGAAATGGAAGAAGCAAAAAAGAAGATCAATCCAAACCTCAAAGTAATGGATGAGAAAAAAGCAATTATCCTGAACGACCTTAATGAAGAGGTGTTATGCTATGAATTCACTGGAACTCTTGGCAATGACACATTCAGGATTTATATTAATGCAGAAGACGGTACAGAAGAAAAAGTAGAAAAACTTCATAATGCTGAACCGGTATATGAGGATGTAGTTTAA
- a CDS encoding Glu/Leu/Phe/Val family dehydrogenase has translation MVAANGNENPNKEDKHDVLRSTQTVIHKALEKLGYPDEVFELLKEPLRMMTVKIPVRMDDGSVKVFTGYRAQHNDAVGPTKGGIRFHPNVTEKEVKALSIWMSLKCGIVDLPYGGGKGGIVCDPRDMSFRELERLSRGYVRAISQIVGPTKDIPAPDVFTNSQIMAWMMDEYSRIDEFNSPGFITGKPLVLGGSHGRESATAKGVTICIREAAKKKGIELEGARVVVQGFGNAGSYLAKFMHDAGAKIIGISDAYGALHDPEGLDVDYLLDRRDSFGTVTKLFNNTLTNKELLELDCDILVPAAIENQITEENARNIRASIVVEAANGPTTLEATEILTERGILLVPDVLASAGGVTVSYFEWVQNNQGYYWTEEEVEDKLEKVMVKSFDSIYDTAQTRRVDMRLAAYMVGVRKMAEASRFRGWI, from the coding sequence ATGGTAGCCGCAAACGGTAATGAAAATCCAAATAAAGAAGACAAACATGACGTCTTACGATCTACACAAACTGTTATTCACAAGGCTTTGGAAAAACTCGGATACCCAGATGAGGTTTTTGAGCTTTTAAAGGAGCCGCTCAGGATGATGACAGTGAAAATACCTGTCAGAATGGATGACGGATCTGTTAAAGTCTTTACTGGCTACCGGGCGCAGCACAATGATGCAGTGGGTCCAACAAAGGGAGGAATACGTTTCCATCCAAACGTAACGGAGAAAGAAGTAAAAGCCTTATCAATCTGGATGAGCTTGAAATGTGGCATCGTCGACCTGCCGTACGGTGGAGGTAAAGGCGGGATCGTTTGTGATCCTCGTGATATGTCGTTCAGGGAATTGGAAAGATTGAGCCGAGGGTATGTCCGTGCAATCAGCCAGATTGTAGGACCAACAAAAGACATCCCGGCACCTGATGTTTTCACGAACTCTCAGATTATGGCTTGGATGATGGATGAATATAGCCGTATAGATGAATTTAACTCTCCAGGATTCATTACAGGCAAGCCGCTGGTACTCGGTGGTTCACATGGTCGTGAATCAGCAACAGCAAAAGGGGTTACAATTTGTATCCGCGAAGCTGCAAAGAAAAAGGGAATCGAGCTTGAAGGCGCAAGAGTGGTTGTCCAGGGATTTGGAAATGCCGGAAGCTACTTAGCCAAGTTCATGCATGATGCTGGTGCGAAGATCATCGGTATTTCAGATGCATACGGGGCGCTGCATGACCCAGAAGGACTTGATGTCGATTACTTGCTTGACCGTCGTGATAGTTTTGGTACAGTAACCAAACTATTCAATAATACACTTACCAATAAAGAATTGTTGGAACTTGATTGTGACATCCTTGTTCCAGCTGCGATAGAAAATCAGATTACCGAAGAAAATGCCCGTAATATCAGGGCTAGCATCGTCGTTGAGGCTGCAAATGGGCCAACGACTTTGGAAGCAACAGAAATCCTGACAGAGCGTGGCATCCTGCTTGTGCCGGACGTTCTTGCCTCCGCTGGTGGAGTAACCGTTTCTTACTTTGAATGGGTACAAAACAATCAGGGGTACTATTGGACGGAAGAAGAAGTTGAAGACAAGCTTGAAAAGGTTATGGTGAAATCTTTTGACAGCATCTATGACACTGCGCAGACTCGCAGAGTTGACATGCGTTTGGCAGCATATATGGTTGGCGTTAGAAAGATGGCAGAAGCCAGCAGATTCAGAGGCTGGATTTAA
- a CDS encoding YpfB family protein → MKTFERILIKIAIIQFIFLVIAQVFFHEFDAFPELKQITQYEGVTDNNHSEVLNTISSKE, encoded by the coding sequence ATGAAAACATTTGAAAGAATCTTAATCAAGATCGCTATTATTCAATTTATTTTTTTGGTCATTGCTCAAGTATTTTTCCATGAATTTGATGCTTTTCCCGAACTGAAACAAATTACTCAATACGAGGGTGTAACGGACAACAATCATTCAGAAGTCCTGAATACGATAAGTAGCAAAGAGTAA
- the prsW gene encoding glutamic-type intramembrane protease PrsW has product MLGIVTAGVAPGLALLSYFYLKDQYESEPLSLVFKMFIFGALLVFPLMFIQYVLSVEGLFQGDFTKAFGTVGLLEEFFKWFILYYTIFQHIAFDEPYDGIIYSVSVSLGFASAENIFYLLANGLQDALGRALLPVSSHALFGVIMGYYIGKAKFSPGVQKKWITLSLTVPVLLHGVYDYILMTREDWLVLMVPFMIFLWWLGLRKVKKARVLTLQHIEKQYPI; this is encoded by the coding sequence ATGCTGGGAATAGTTACAGCCGGGGTAGCTCCGGGTCTGGCACTGTTAAGTTATTTTTACTTAAAGGATCAATACGAGTCAGAGCCGCTATCTTTAGTGTTTAAAATGTTTATATTCGGTGCATTGCTTGTATTTCCGCTTATGTTCATTCAATATGTACTCTCTGTCGAGGGATTGTTCCAGGGCGACTTTACTAAAGCATTCGGGACGGTTGGCCTCTTAGAAGAATTTTTTAAATGGTTTATCCTTTATTACACGATTTTTCAGCATATTGCCTTCGATGAACCTTATGATGGAATCATCTACAGTGTGTCTGTATCACTGGGCTTCGCATCAGCTGAAAATATTTTTTATCTGCTTGCCAATGGCCTCCAGGACGCACTTGGGAGGGCGCTGCTGCCAGTTTCCAGCCATGCGCTCTTTGGAGTCATAATGGGTTACTATATAGGAAAGGCAAAGTTTTCCCCGGGAGTGCAAAAGAAGTGGATCACGCTTTCATTAACGGTGCCTGTCCTGCTTCACGGGGTATATGATTACATCCTGATGACCAGGGAAGACTGGCTCGTGCTGATGGTTCCGTTCATGATTTTCCTTTGGTGGCTGGGGCTGAGAAAAGTTAAAAAAGCGAGAGTGTTGACTCTGCAGCACATTGAAAAACAATATCCTATCTGA
- the cmk gene encoding (d)CMP kinase — MSRRISIAIDGPAAAGKSTVAKIVAEKLTYIYIDTGAMYRALTYKALNKGASLDNESELMVILNDTSIELMPGEFGQKVLLDGIEVTNEIRSAEVTNQVSYVAVHELVRKEMVKRQQQFAIDGGVVMDGRDIGTHVLPNAEVKVFLLASVEERAQRRHAENIQKGFPSDLEKLKEEIAARDKIDSEREVAPLKKANDAIEIDTTSLSITDVVDKIMGLALERIG, encoded by the coding sequence ATGAGTAGACGAATTTCAATTGCCATAGACGGTCCTGCAGCGGCAGGAAAAAGTACGGTTGCCAAAATTGTAGCTGAAAAACTAACATATATTTACATCGATACAGGTGCGATGTACAGAGCACTTACATACAAGGCTTTGAACAAAGGAGCCAGCCTGGATAACGAATCAGAGTTGATGGTGATCTTAAACGATACCTCAATCGAGCTTATGCCTGGAGAATTTGGTCAAAAGGTTTTGCTTGACGGTATCGAGGTCACCAATGAGATAAGAAGTGCGGAAGTTACAAACCAAGTATCATATGTAGCGGTGCATGAACTTGTCAGGAAAGAGATGGTCAAACGCCAGCAGCAATTTGCCATTGATGGCGGTGTAGTGATGGATGGAAGGGATATCGGCACACATGTACTGCCGAATGCCGAGGTGAAGGTCTTTTTACTTGCAAGTGTTGAGGAAAGAGCACAGCGTCGACATGCAGAGAATATCCAGAAAGGATTCCCTTCTGATCTGGAAAAGCTGAAAGAAGAGATTGCCGCACGTGACAAAATTGATTCGGAGCGGGAAGTAGCCCCTTTGAAAAAGGCTAATGATGCAATTGAAATTGATACAACATCTTTGTCGATTACAGATGTGGTAGACAAAATCATGGGTTTGGCGCTTGAAAGGATCGGATGA
- a CDS encoding lysophospholipid acyltransferase family protein yields the protein MTVYSFARSLVNTVLKPIYRIEVIGAENMPAEGGVLLCANHIDNLDPPVVGITAPRPVHFMAKEELFTVPVLGKIVPHLNAFPVKRGMSDREALRKGLGILKDGKVLGLFPEGTRSKTGEMGKGLAGAGFFALRSDAHVVPCAIIGPYKAFKKLKVVYGKPIDMVSIKEKKLNAEQTTDLIMSEIQDLINQYK from the coding sequence TTGACGGTTTATTCGTTTGCAAGGTCTTTAGTAAATACAGTATTAAAACCAATTTATCGGATTGAGGTGATTGGCGCAGAAAATATGCCTGCCGAGGGCGGCGTGCTGTTATGTGCCAATCATATTGACAATCTTGATCCCCCAGTAGTTGGGATCACCGCACCCCGCCCCGTCCATTTCATGGCGAAGGAGGAGCTTTTCACTGTCCCTGTACTTGGGAAAATTGTCCCTCACCTAAACGCTTTCCCTGTCAAAAGAGGAATGAGCGACAGGGAAGCTTTAAGAAAAGGCCTCGGAATTTTAAAGGATGGAAAGGTTTTAGGATTGTTTCCAGAGGGAACAAGAAGCAAGACAGGTGAAATGGGTAAGGGACTTGCAGGAGCAGGCTTCTTTGCGCTCCGGTCTGATGCCCATGTCGTTCCATGCGCAATCATCGGTCCATACAAAGCATTCAAGAAATTGAAGGTGGTATATGGAAAGCCTATCGATATGGTATCAATCAAGGAAAAGAAATTAAATGCTGAACAGACAACTGACTTGATCATGAGTGAAATCCAAGACCTAATTAACCAGTATAAGTAA
- a CDS encoding metallophosphoesterase, producing the protein MEIVYFIMGMLLIGGFLLIYMYRQAFTDRVLKQEISLKDFPKSFGSVRIFFISDVHKRIVADSIINEVKGKTDLVIIGGDLAEKGVPLERVSANIEKLKTIAPVFFVWGNNDYEFNFHELDSLLYHLGVKVLDNTAVKFESGAGDVLHVLGIDDLSLGKSRLDLAMLDADEKGFRILVSHNPAIINSLKPDDNISLVLSGHTHGGQIRIFGCGPYELGGIKKKNGTTLLTSNGYGTTGVPLRLGARAETHLITLVADSRQAD; encoded by the coding sequence ATGGAGATTGTCTATTTTATAATGGGGATGCTGCTGATTGGCGGCTTCCTTCTAATATATATGTACCGTCAGGCTTTTACAGACAGAGTATTAAAGCAGGAAATTAGCTTGAAAGATTTCCCCAAGAGTTTTGGGTCTGTCAGAATCTTCTTTATTTCAGACGTCCATAAGCGGATTGTTGCTGACTCTATTATCAACGAAGTGAAGGGGAAGACAGATCTCGTCATTATCGGCGGTGACCTTGCTGAAAAAGGTGTTCCACTCGAGAGGGTTTCTGCCAATATAGAAAAATTAAAAACAATCGCCCCTGTTTTTTTCGTCTGGGGAAACAATGATTATGAATTCAACTTCCATGAACTGGACTCCCTCCTTTACCACTTAGGTGTTAAAGTACTAGACAATACAGCAGTGAAATTTGAATCGGGAGCTGGGGACGTGTTGCATGTTTTAGGTATAGATGACTTAAGTCTTGGTAAAAGCAGGCTTGACCTGGCAATGCTTGATGCAGACGAAAAAGGCTTCCGTATCCTTGTCAGCCATAACCCCGCCATCATCAACAGCCTCAAGCCGGATGATAATATCAGCCTTGTTTTAAGTGGGCATACACATGGGGGACAGATCAGGATATTCGGGTGCGGTCCTTATGAATTAGGCGGGATTAAAAAGAAGAATGGTACAACGCTGCTGACCAGTAATGGATATGGAACTACAGGGGTGCCTCTCAGACTGGGAGCCAGGGCTGAGACGCATCTAATTACATTGGTTGCGGATTCCAGGCAAGCAGATTGA
- a CDS encoding MerR family transcriptional regulator, with protein sequence MGNGAGKYNIKAVSKMLGIQPGTLRAWERRYQMIAPVRNESGHRLYTEEHIEILRWLISKINQGFTISQAVSLLENSALSNGNPEMPKRDRLDEIGDKLLTALLEFNSSNAHELINQAFSLFTIDKTVIDLLGPILIKVGDLWEEGSITTAHEHFASSFIRSRIEGLSNSFPHNSFLPKSIAVCGPGERHELGLLIYTMYLRRKGFEVVFLGTSLAENDLEVVVEKVKPKFLFLSCTLDENREATLKLAEEVNKIYPNLIVGLGGIAIDSMPLEQQKEYQEHIVGMTRAEWEKWLKKRIDQFK encoded by the coding sequence ATGGGGAATGGCGCAGGAAAATATAATATTAAGGCAGTATCCAAAATGCTTGGTATCCAGCCTGGGACCCTTAGGGCCTGGGAAAGAAGATATCAGATGATTGCCCCTGTCAGAAATGAATCCGGTCATCGATTGTATACCGAAGAACATATAGAAATATTACGGTGGCTGATTTCAAAAATTAATCAAGGCTTTACGATCAGCCAGGCTGTGTCTTTACTTGAAAACTCAGCTTTATCCAATGGAAATCCTGAAATGCCAAAAAGGGACAGACTTGATGAGATTGGAGACAAGCTGTTGACTGCACTTCTGGAGTTCAATAGTTCCAATGCTCATGAATTGATCAACCAGGCCTTTAGTCTATTCACAATTGACAAAACAGTTATTGATTTATTAGGCCCAATTTTGATTAAGGTGGGCGATTTATGGGAAGAGGGAAGTATAACGACTGCACATGAGCATTTTGCTTCGTCATTTATACGTTCGAGAATTGAAGGATTATCAAATTCATTTCCGCACAATTCCTTCCTGCCAAAGTCCATTGCAGTTTGCGGGCCTGGAGAGAGACATGAACTAGGGTTGTTAATCTATACGATGTACCTTAGACGGAAAGGGTTTGAGGTTGTCTTCCTTGGCACAAGCCTTGCTGAGAATGATCTTGAAGTAGTGGTGGAAAAAGTGAAACCCAAGTTTCTCTTTTTATCCTGCACTCTTGATGAAAATAGAGAGGCAACCTTGAAACTTGCCGAGGAGGTTAATAAAATCTATCCAAATCTTATTGTTGGGCTCGGTGGAATAGCGATTGATTCCATGCCGTTAGAGCAGCAAAAAGAATATCAGGAACACATTGTAGGCATGACAAGGGCGGAATGGGAAAAATGGTTGAAAAAGCGCATCGATCAATTTAAATAA
- a CDS encoding YpdA family putative bacillithiol disulfide reductase translates to MKKEDVIIVGGGPCGLAAAIALKKKGKNPLIIEKGNIVNAIYNYPTHQTFFSSSEKLAIGDVPFITENLKPKRNQALVYYREVVKREKLRINKYERVIEIVKRSESVFEVTTDKGGYTSENIVIATGYYDNPNFMGIPGEELKKVSHYFKEAHPFFDMDVAVIGGKNSSVDAAIELEKAGARVTVLYRGAEYSPSIKPWVLPEFEALVRSGAVNMVFSAEVKEITVESIIYEHKGETVKLKNNHVFAMTGYRPDHDFLKKMGVMIEAETGRPYFNPETMETNVPGIFIAGVIAAGNNANEIFIENGRFHGGQIADAISIRE, encoded by the coding sequence ATGAAAAAGGAAGATGTCATTATTGTCGGGGGCGGTCCCTGCGGTCTTGCTGCCGCGATTGCCTTAAAGAAAAAAGGGAAGAATCCTCTAATTATCGAAAAAGGAAATATTGTGAATGCAATTTATAATTATCCAACGCACCAGACTTTCTTCAGCAGCAGTGAAAAGCTTGCTATTGGCGACGTACCCTTTATCACCGAGAACCTTAAACCAAAGCGAAATCAGGCGCTGGTTTATTATCGGGAAGTCGTCAAGCGGGAAAAGCTGAGAATCAATAAATATGAGAGGGTCATTGAAATAGTAAAAAGAAGCGAATCCGTTTTCGAGGTTACAACAGATAAAGGGGGATACACCTCGGAAAATATCGTCATCGCCACGGGGTATTATGATAATCCCAACTTCATGGGAATCCCGGGCGAAGAGCTTAAAAAGGTATCACACTATTTCAAGGAGGCTCATCCTTTCTTTGATATGGATGTCGCGGTCATTGGTGGTAAAAACTCAAGCGTGGATGCTGCGATAGAGTTAGAGAAGGCGGGTGCGAGAGTGACAGTCCTTTACCGTGGAGCAGAATATTCACCAAGCATCAAACCATGGGTACTGCCAGAATTCGAGGCACTTGTAAGATCAGGTGCTGTAAATATGGTATTCAGTGCAGAAGTCAAAGAAATCACAGTAGAATCCATTATTTATGAACATAAAGGGGAAACGGTGAAATTAAAAAATAATCATGTATTCGCGATGACTGGATACCGGCCGGACCACGACTTCCTTAAAAAGATGGGTGTGATGATCGAGGCAGAAACAGGGCGGCCATATTTTAACCCTGAGACAATGGAAACGAATGTACCAGGGATATTTATTGCAGGAGTCATTGCGGCCGGGAACAATGCAAACGAAATATTCATCGAAAATGGACGTTTCCATGGCGGACAAATTGCAGATGCTATATCGATTAGAGAATAG
- a CDS encoding genetic competence negative regulator produces the protein MRLERLTNNKIKIFLTIDDLSDRGLTKEDIWKDSLKWHQLFHDMLEEASEEFDLEIIGSVAVEIFSLHAQGMVMIVTMIEQDEDEEQFDDGIIEMQVTVDGSEDILFEFENIDDVIHLAKRLLDAGIDGGSLHFMNDHYYLLMNGIMPDETNKTVSLMAEYGVPSILSIHRLLEYGNEIMEERAVESLVHYFMK, from the coding sequence ATGCGCTTAGAACGATTAACCAACAATAAAATTAAGATATTCCTTACGATAGATGACTTATCCGACCGGGGATTGACCAAAGAGGATATATGGAAGGATTCATTGAAGTGGCACCAGCTTTTTCATGATATGCTCGAGGAGGCCAGCGAGGAATTCGATTTGGAGATTATCGGTTCAGTAGCAGTGGAAATATTTTCATTGCATGCCCAGGGGATGGTCATGATCGTCACAATGATCGAACAGGATGAAGATGAGGAACAGTTTGATGATGGGATTATAGAAATGCAGGTCACGGTCGATGGAAGCGAAGACATTTTGTTTGAATTCGAAAATATCGATGACGTGATCCATCTGGCGAAAAGACTCTTGGACGCTGGGATTGACGGAGGCAGCCTGCATTTCATGAATGACCATTATTATTTGCTTATGAATGGAATAATGCCTGATGAGACCAATAAGACAGTGTCTTTAATGGCAGAATACGGAGTTCCATCAATATTGAGCATCCACAGACTGCTCGAGTATGGGAACGAGATTATGGAAGAACGTGCAGTCGAAAGCCTTGTCCATTATTTTATGAAATAA